The proteins below are encoded in one region of Coffea arabica cultivar ET-39 chromosome 4c, Coffea Arabica ET-39 HiFi, whole genome shotgun sequence:
- the LOC113740237 gene encoding formin-like protein 20 isoform X1, translated as MALFRRFFYRKPPDRLLEISERVYVFDCCFSTDVLNEDEYKIYLGGIVAQLQDHYPDASFMVFNFREGIKRSQISDILSQYDMTVMDYPRQYESCPLLPLEMIHHFLRSSESWLSLEGQQNVLLMHCERGGWPVLAFMLAGLLLYRKQYNGEQKTLEMVYKQAPRELLHLLSPLNPQPSQLRYLQYISRRNIGSDWPPSDSPLALDCIILRVLPLFDGGRGCRPLVRVYGQDPSSTTSTRSSKLLFTTLRTKKHSRFYRQEECALVKIDIHRRVQGDVVLECVHLEDDLVREELMFRVMFHTAFIRSNVLMLTRDEVDVLWDAKDQFPRDFRAEVLFSDADAVPSIVTTEVGSEDGNETESATPEEFFEVEEIFSNAVDGQDGKSDIDTHSVQEFSQDSENDEVVWKEELDHHSFEDCTSDEGSQRQGRSGDSNRNSLSDNVLENREDSVASSGEFEPQNVKLQFLGGGSGGKSEEGENKPDQEGTVVQKKADGQGSQPKLALPNDNGKQKSEKALTSTSKKQPISGTKLGNETMGTKSKSKQQSSGPQLRQAKPNAVSRWIPPNKGSYFDSMHVSYPPSRQNSAPAALAQSKESQAAGKAKAPSSAKSSSSSSSEVRFLPEKHFSCPSLIESSSARRPPTPTVSSPSHTESQAPELNQHQPSPSHPPPPPPPPPPPPPPPPSCNSLLYNSSSKPFSPVASSLQDFGTNLSSLVNSFNNEKAPSASPSPPPPPPSPPPPPVPFTQDAFFASDAPKFQSPPPPPPPPPPPPPPPPSSSLFTVSAVSASKISSPPPPPPPPPPPPPSVSAACTFNIPAPPPPPPAPAQSLLSTRIAAFASGQSPSQRPYNSGVAVTSPSPPPPPPPPPVSSGTTAPRSSPPPPPPPPPFSSSIHYASKILPPPPPPPPWSASTSTPFAGIVSSLPPPPPPPPPLPNASTAITSIPVSVPIPPPPPPLPATHNTHPPPPPPPVNGPPTIFSRAPPPPPPPPPPPHGTPPPPPFLSNRAPPPPPPPPLSGASPPPPPHPGSAPSPPPPPGRGAPVPPPPPMHAAPVPPPPPLSAGPCPPPGAPPPPPPPGGRAPGPPPPPGPPRPPGGAPPPPPPLGARGPGPPCAAPPPPLGRGRGLPRPSGMSAAPRRSTLKPLHWSKVTRALQGSLWEELQRHGEPQIAPEFDVSEIETLFSATVPKSDTRGGKSGDRRKSVGSKPDKVHLVDLRRANNTEIMLTKVKMPLPDMMAAALAMDEAILDADQVENLIKFCPTKEEMEMLKNYNGDKENLGKCEQFFLELMKVPRVESKLRVFLFKIQFNSQVTDFKKSLNTVNSACEEVRNSFKLKEIMKKILYLGNTLNQGTARGSAVGFKLDSLLKLTDTRASNSKMTLMHYLCKVLASKSPSLLDFHEDLVSLEVASKIQLKSLAEEMQAIIKGLEKVKQELSASENDGPVSEVFHKTLKEFVGVAEVEVGSVSTLYSVAGRNADALALYFGEDPARCPFEQVTATLLNFVRLFRKAHEENCKQAELEKKKAEKEVEMEKAKGINLTKKDVK; from the exons ATGGCGCTGTTTAGACGTTTCTTCTATAGGAAGCCACCTGATCGGCTTCTTGAGATCTCTGAGCGGGTCTATG TGTTTGACTGCTGCTTCTCCACCGATGTTCTCAATGAAGATGAGTACAAAATCTACCTGGGTGGCATCGTAGCTCAGCTACAGGATCATTACCCTGATGCTTCTTTCATGGTCTTCAACTTCAGAGAGGGTATAAAGAGGAGCCAAATATCTGACATTCTGTCCCAGTACGACATGACAGTCATGGATTATCCTCGGCAGTATGAGAGTTGTCCACTACTGCCGTTGGAGATGATCCACCATTTCCTGCGTTCTAGCGAGAGCTGGCTGTCATTGGAGGGCCAACAGAATGTGCTCTTGATGCACTGTGAAAGGGGAGGATGGCCTGTGCTTGCTTTTATGCTTGCTGGCCTTCTTTTGTACAGGAAACAGTATAATGGTGAGCAGAAGACTCTCGAGATGGTATACAAGCAAGCGCCTAGGGAACTTCTTCATCTTTTGTCTCCTCTGAATCCACAGCCTTCCCAGCTTagatatcttcaatatatttctAGGAGAAATATTGGTTCAGATTGGCCACCATCAGATTCTCCTTTGGCATTGGATTGCATCATACTTAGAGTCCTTCCTCTGTTTGATGGTGGAAGGGGATGTCGCCCGCTAGTTCGTGTCTATGGTCAGGACCCTTCTTCAACAACTTCTACTAGGAgctctaagcttttgtttactACTTTAAGGACGAAAAAACATTCCCGCTTCTACCGGCAG GAGGAGTGTGCCCTTGTGAAAATAGATATTCACCGGCGTGTTCAAGGAGATGTTGTGCTGGAGTGTGTCCATTTAGAGGATGATCTTGTAAGGGAAGAATTGATGTTCAGAGTCATGTTCCACACTGCATTTATACGGTCTAATGTTTTGATGTTGACACGTGATGAAGTGGATGTTTTGTGGGACGCAAAAGATCAATTCCCTAGGGATTTTAGAGCAGAG GTGCTCTTTTCGGATGCTGATGCTGTTCCATCTATTGTCACCACTGAAGTGGGGAGTGAAGATGGAAATGAGACTGAAAGCGCGACACCAGAGGAGTTTTTTGAGGTAGAAGAGATCTTCAGCAATGCAGTTGATGGACAGGATGGAAAGAGCGACATCGATACCCATTCAGTTCAAGAATTTAGTCAGGATAGTGAAAATGATGAGGTAGTATGGAAGGAGGAATTGGATCATCACTCTTTTGAGGACTGTACATCAGATGAAGGGAGTCAGAGACAAGGTAGGAGTGGGGATTCTAATAGGAATTCTTTGAGTGACAATGTCTTGGAGAACAGAGAGGATTCAGTAGCTTCCTCTGGTGAGTTCGAACCCCAGAATGTTAAGCTCCAATTCTTAGGTGGTGGTTCTGGTGGCAAGTCAGAAGAAGGCGAGAACAAGCCTGACCAAGAAGGCACTGTAGTACAGAAGAAGGCAGATGGACAAGGTTCACAACCTAAGTTGGCCTTGCCCAATGACAATGGTAAACAAAAATCTGAAAAGGCACTTACTTCCACGTCAAAGAAACAGCCAATATCCGGCACAAAACTGGGAAACGAGACTATGGGTACCAAATCAAAATCGAAGCAGCAAAGCTCAGGCCCTCAATTAAGACAGGCAAAACCTAATGCAGTTTCTAGATGGATCCCTCCTAACAAAGGGTCATACTTTGATTCAATGCATGTATCATACCCTCCATCAAGACAGAACAGTGCTCCAGCTGCATTAGCCCAATCAAAGGAGTCTCAAGCGGCAGGAAAAGCTAAAGCTCCCTCGAGCGCTAAATCCTCAAGTAGTAGCAGTTCTGAAGTACGTTTTTTGCCAGAGAAACACTTTTCTTGTCCATCATTGATAGAAAGCTCATCAGCCAGGCGGCCACCTACTCCCACAGTCTCTTCTCCATCACATACTGAAAGTCAAGCTCCAGAGTTGAATCAACATCAGCCTTCCCCAtcccatcctcctcctcctccaccaccaccaccaccgccaccaccGCCACCCCCCTCTTGTAATTCCTTGCTGTATAATTCATCTTCTAAGCCATTTTCTCCTGTTGCATCAAGTCTCCAGGACTTTGGCACTAACTTGTCTTCTCTTGTAAATTCATTTAATAATGAAAAAGCCCCTTCTGCATCTCCatcaccaccacctcctccaccTTCACCCCCACCTCCACCTGTACCATTCACTCAAGATGCATTTTTTGCTTCTGATGCACCTAAATTTCAATCTCCACCCCCACCGCCACCtccacccccacccccacccccacccccaccaTCATCCTCGTTATTTACAGTTAGTGCAGTTTCTGCTTCTAAAATTTCttcacctccacctccacctccgCCTCCACCACCACCCCCACCCTCAGTATCTGCAGCTTGTACTTTTAATATCCCCGCACCTCCGCCGCCACCTCCAGCTCCAGCTCAGTCTCTACTATCCACTCGGATTGCAGCATTTGCTTCTGGTCAATCACCTTCGCAACGACCATATAATTCTGGGGTCGCTGTTACTTCTCCCTCtccacctcctcctccacctCCTCCACCAGTGAGTTCAGGGACAACTGCACCAAGATCTTCTCCGCCACCACCTCCGCCTCCACCTCCCTTTTCGTCTAGTATACATTATGCTAGTAAAATCCTGCCGCCTCCACCTCCACCGCCTCCTTGGTCCGCTAGTACTTCTACACCATTTGCTGGGATCGTGTCAAGTTTGCCACCCCCTCCACCACCACCCCCTCCACTTCCAAATGCGTCTACTGCCATAACATCGATTCCTGTTTCTGTGCCCATTCCTCCTCCCCCTCCACCTTTACCTGCTACGCATAACACACAtcctcctccaccaccacctccagtTAATGGACCTCCTACTATATTTTCAAGAGCTCCTCCGCCTCCGCCTCCTCCTCCCCCTCCTCCACATGgcacaccaccaccacctccatttctctcaaatcgtgctcctcctcctcctccaccacctCCTTTGAGTGGTGcttctccaccaccaccacctcatCCAGGTAGTGCTCCatctcctccaccaccaccaggGCGTGGAGCCCCGGTTCCTCCGCCACCCCCAATGCACGCAGCCCCAGTTCCTCCGCCACCGCCTCTTTCTGCTGGCCCATGTCCACCTCCTGGAGCACCTCCTCCGCCACCACCTCCAGGAGGTCGTGCACCTGGACCTCCTCCACCACCAGGGCCTCCTAGACCTCCAGGTGGTGCACCTCCCCCACCccctccattaggtgctagagGACCTGGACCTCCATGTGCTGCACCTCCCCCACCTTTAGGAAGAGGGCGTGGACTTCCACGTCCTTCTGGTATGTCAGCTGCACCCAGAAGATCTACATTAAAACCACTGCATTGGAGCAAGGTAACCAGGGCATTACAAGGAAGCTTATGGGAAGAATTACAGAGACATGGAGAGCCTCAAAT TGCACCAGAATTTGATGTCTCGGAGATAGAGACTCTCTTCTCTGCCACAGTTCCAAAGTCAGATACCAGGGGGGGGAAATCTGGAGACCGGCGGAAATCTGTTGGATCTAAACCTGACAAGGTTCATCTG GTTGACTTGAGAAGGGCCAACAACACCGAAATAATGCTAACAAAGGTGAAAATGCCACTTCCTGACATGATG GCTGCTGCACTAGCAATGGATGAGGCTATCTTAGATGCCGACCAAGTAGAAAACCTTATCAAATTTTGTCCGACAAAAGAGGAGATGGAAATGCTCAAG AATTACAATGGCGACAAGGAAAACCTGGGGAAATGTGAGCAG TTCTTTCTTGAGCTTATGAAAGTTCCACGCGTGGAGTCTAAGTTAAGGGtgtttttattcaaaattcagTTTAACTCTCAG GTTACGGATTTCAAAAAAAGTTTGAACACTGTGAACTCTGCATGTGAAGAG GTTCGAAATTCCTTCAAATTGAAGGAAATTATGAAGAAGATTTTATATCTTGGAAACACATTAAATCAAGGAACTGCCAGGG GCTCTGCTGTTGGATTCAAGTTGGATAGTCTTTTGAAACTCACAGACACTCGTGCTTCCAATAGTAAGATGACACTCATGCACTATCTTTGCAAG GTTCTTGCGTCTAAGTCACCCTCTCTTTTAGATTTCCATGAAGATCTTGTTAGCCTGGAAGTTGCATCAAAG ATTCAATTGAAATCTTTAGCAGAAGAAATGCAAGCCATTATTAAGGGATTAGAAAAGGTGAAGCAGGAATTGAGTGCATCCGAGAATGATGGCCCTGTATCTGAAGTTTTCCATAAG ACACTGAAGGAATTTGTTGGCGTTGCTGAGGTAGAAGTGGGCTCTGTGTCGACTTTATATTCAGTTGCG GGAAGAAATGCAGATGCATTGGCGCTTTATTTTGGGGAGGATCCTGCCCGCTGTCCCTTTGAGCAAG TTACTGCGACACTTCTGAACTTTGTGAGGTTGTTCAGAAAAGCACACGAGGAGAACTGCAAACAAGCTGAActagaaaagaagaaagctgAGAAGGAGGTTGAAATGGAGAAGGCAAAGGGAATCAATCTGACAAAGAAGGATGTGAAATAG
- the LOC113740237 gene encoding formin-like protein 20 isoform X2, whose product MGYICNRFLVLDFVFSNLFDCCFSTDVLNEDEYKIYLGGIVAQLQDHYPDASFMVFNFREGIKRSQISDILSQYDMTVMDYPRQYESCPLLPLEMIHHFLRSSESWLSLEGQQNVLLMHCERGGWPVLAFMLAGLLLYRKQYNGEQKTLEMVYKQAPRELLHLLSPLNPQPSQLRYLQYISRRNIGSDWPPSDSPLALDCIILRVLPLFDGGRGCRPLVRVYGQDPSSTTSTRSSKLLFTTLRTKKHSRFYRQEECALVKIDIHRRVQGDVVLECVHLEDDLVREELMFRVMFHTAFIRSNVLMLTRDEVDVLWDAKDQFPRDFRAEVLFSDADAVPSIVTTEVGSEDGNETESATPEEFFEVEEIFSNAVDGQDGKSDIDTHSVQEFSQDSENDEVVWKEELDHHSFEDCTSDEGSQRQGRSGDSNRNSLSDNVLENREDSVASSGEFEPQNVKLQFLGGGSGGKSEEGENKPDQEGTVVQKKADGQGSQPKLALPNDNGKQKSEKALTSTSKKQPISGTKLGNETMGTKSKSKQQSSGPQLRQAKPNAVSRWIPPNKGSYFDSMHVSYPPSRQNSAPAALAQSKESQAAGKAKAPSSAKSSSSSSSEVRFLPEKHFSCPSLIESSSARRPPTPTVSSPSHTESQAPELNQHQPSPSHPPPPPPPPPPPPPPPPSCNSLLYNSSSKPFSPVASSLQDFGTNLSSLVNSFNNEKAPSASPSPPPPPPSPPPPPVPFTQDAFFASDAPKFQSPPPPPPPPPPPPPPPPSSSLFTVSAVSASKISSPPPPPPPPPPPPPSVSAACTFNIPAPPPPPPAPAQSLLSTRIAAFASGQSPSQRPYNSGVAVTSPSPPPPPPPPPVSSGTTAPRSSPPPPPPPPPFSSSIHYASKILPPPPPPPPWSASTSTPFAGIVSSLPPPPPPPPPLPNASTAITSIPVSVPIPPPPPPLPATHNTHPPPPPPPVNGPPTIFSRAPPPPPPPPPPPHGTPPPPPFLSNRAPPPPPPPPLSGASPPPPPHPGSAPSPPPPPGRGAPVPPPPPMHAAPVPPPPPLSAGPCPPPGAPPPPPPPGGRAPGPPPPPGPPRPPGGAPPPPPPLGARGPGPPCAAPPPPLGRGRGLPRPSGMSAAPRRSTLKPLHWSKVTRALQGSLWEELQRHGEPQIAPEFDVSEIETLFSATVPKSDTRGGKSGDRRKSVGSKPDKVHLVDLRRANNTEIMLTKVKMPLPDMMAAALAMDEAILDADQVENLIKFCPTKEEMEMLKNYNGDKENLGKCEQFFLELMKVPRVESKLRVFLFKIQFNSQVTDFKKSLNTVNSACEEVRNSFKLKEIMKKILYLGNTLNQGTARGSAVGFKLDSLLKLTDTRASNSKMTLMHYLCKVLASKSPSLLDFHEDLVSLEVASKIQLKSLAEEMQAIIKGLEKVKQELSASENDGPVSEVFHKTLKEFVGVAEVEVGSVSTLYSVAGRNADALALYFGEDPARCPFEQVTATLLNFVRLFRKAHEENCKQAELEKKKAEKEVEMEKAKGINLTKKDVK is encoded by the exons ATG GGATATATTTGCAACCGCTTTTTGGTCCTTGATTTTGTCTTCTCAAACT TGTTTGACTGCTGCTTCTCCACCGATGTTCTCAATGAAGATGAGTACAAAATCTACCTGGGTGGCATCGTAGCTCAGCTACAGGATCATTACCCTGATGCTTCTTTCATGGTCTTCAACTTCAGAGAGGGTATAAAGAGGAGCCAAATATCTGACATTCTGTCCCAGTACGACATGACAGTCATGGATTATCCTCGGCAGTATGAGAGTTGTCCACTACTGCCGTTGGAGATGATCCACCATTTCCTGCGTTCTAGCGAGAGCTGGCTGTCATTGGAGGGCCAACAGAATGTGCTCTTGATGCACTGTGAAAGGGGAGGATGGCCTGTGCTTGCTTTTATGCTTGCTGGCCTTCTTTTGTACAGGAAACAGTATAATGGTGAGCAGAAGACTCTCGAGATGGTATACAAGCAAGCGCCTAGGGAACTTCTTCATCTTTTGTCTCCTCTGAATCCACAGCCTTCCCAGCTTagatatcttcaatatatttctAGGAGAAATATTGGTTCAGATTGGCCACCATCAGATTCTCCTTTGGCATTGGATTGCATCATACTTAGAGTCCTTCCTCTGTTTGATGGTGGAAGGGGATGTCGCCCGCTAGTTCGTGTCTATGGTCAGGACCCTTCTTCAACAACTTCTACTAGGAgctctaagcttttgtttactACTTTAAGGACGAAAAAACATTCCCGCTTCTACCGGCAG GAGGAGTGTGCCCTTGTGAAAATAGATATTCACCGGCGTGTTCAAGGAGATGTTGTGCTGGAGTGTGTCCATTTAGAGGATGATCTTGTAAGGGAAGAATTGATGTTCAGAGTCATGTTCCACACTGCATTTATACGGTCTAATGTTTTGATGTTGACACGTGATGAAGTGGATGTTTTGTGGGACGCAAAAGATCAATTCCCTAGGGATTTTAGAGCAGAG GTGCTCTTTTCGGATGCTGATGCTGTTCCATCTATTGTCACCACTGAAGTGGGGAGTGAAGATGGAAATGAGACTGAAAGCGCGACACCAGAGGAGTTTTTTGAGGTAGAAGAGATCTTCAGCAATGCAGTTGATGGACAGGATGGAAAGAGCGACATCGATACCCATTCAGTTCAAGAATTTAGTCAGGATAGTGAAAATGATGAGGTAGTATGGAAGGAGGAATTGGATCATCACTCTTTTGAGGACTGTACATCAGATGAAGGGAGTCAGAGACAAGGTAGGAGTGGGGATTCTAATAGGAATTCTTTGAGTGACAATGTCTTGGAGAACAGAGAGGATTCAGTAGCTTCCTCTGGTGAGTTCGAACCCCAGAATGTTAAGCTCCAATTCTTAGGTGGTGGTTCTGGTGGCAAGTCAGAAGAAGGCGAGAACAAGCCTGACCAAGAAGGCACTGTAGTACAGAAGAAGGCAGATGGACAAGGTTCACAACCTAAGTTGGCCTTGCCCAATGACAATGGTAAACAAAAATCTGAAAAGGCACTTACTTCCACGTCAAAGAAACAGCCAATATCCGGCACAAAACTGGGAAACGAGACTATGGGTACCAAATCAAAATCGAAGCAGCAAAGCTCAGGCCCTCAATTAAGACAGGCAAAACCTAATGCAGTTTCTAGATGGATCCCTCCTAACAAAGGGTCATACTTTGATTCAATGCATGTATCATACCCTCCATCAAGACAGAACAGTGCTCCAGCTGCATTAGCCCAATCAAAGGAGTCTCAAGCGGCAGGAAAAGCTAAAGCTCCCTCGAGCGCTAAATCCTCAAGTAGTAGCAGTTCTGAAGTACGTTTTTTGCCAGAGAAACACTTTTCTTGTCCATCATTGATAGAAAGCTCATCAGCCAGGCGGCCACCTACTCCCACAGTCTCTTCTCCATCACATACTGAAAGTCAAGCTCCAGAGTTGAATCAACATCAGCCTTCCCCAtcccatcctcctcctcctccaccaccaccaccaccgccaccaccGCCACCCCCCTCTTGTAATTCCTTGCTGTATAATTCATCTTCTAAGCCATTTTCTCCTGTTGCATCAAGTCTCCAGGACTTTGGCACTAACTTGTCTTCTCTTGTAAATTCATTTAATAATGAAAAAGCCCCTTCTGCATCTCCatcaccaccacctcctccaccTTCACCCCCACCTCCACCTGTACCATTCACTCAAGATGCATTTTTTGCTTCTGATGCACCTAAATTTCAATCTCCACCCCCACCGCCACCtccacccccacccccacccccacccccaccaTCATCCTCGTTATTTACAGTTAGTGCAGTTTCTGCTTCTAAAATTTCttcacctccacctccacctccgCCTCCACCACCACCCCCACCCTCAGTATCTGCAGCTTGTACTTTTAATATCCCCGCACCTCCGCCGCCACCTCCAGCTCCAGCTCAGTCTCTACTATCCACTCGGATTGCAGCATTTGCTTCTGGTCAATCACCTTCGCAACGACCATATAATTCTGGGGTCGCTGTTACTTCTCCCTCtccacctcctcctccacctCCTCCACCAGTGAGTTCAGGGACAACTGCACCAAGATCTTCTCCGCCACCACCTCCGCCTCCACCTCCCTTTTCGTCTAGTATACATTATGCTAGTAAAATCCTGCCGCCTCCACCTCCACCGCCTCCTTGGTCCGCTAGTACTTCTACACCATTTGCTGGGATCGTGTCAAGTTTGCCACCCCCTCCACCACCACCCCCTCCACTTCCAAATGCGTCTACTGCCATAACATCGATTCCTGTTTCTGTGCCCATTCCTCCTCCCCCTCCACCTTTACCTGCTACGCATAACACACAtcctcctccaccaccacctccagtTAATGGACCTCCTACTATATTTTCAAGAGCTCCTCCGCCTCCGCCTCCTCCTCCCCCTCCTCCACATGgcacaccaccaccacctccatttctctcaaatcgtgctcctcctcctcctccaccacctCCTTTGAGTGGTGcttctccaccaccaccacctcatCCAGGTAGTGCTCCatctcctccaccaccaccaggGCGTGGAGCCCCGGTTCCTCCGCCACCCCCAATGCACGCAGCCCCAGTTCCTCCGCCACCGCCTCTTTCTGCTGGCCCATGTCCACCTCCTGGAGCACCTCCTCCGCCACCACCTCCAGGAGGTCGTGCACCTGGACCTCCTCCACCACCAGGGCCTCCTAGACCTCCAGGTGGTGCACCTCCCCCACCccctccattaggtgctagagGACCTGGACCTCCATGTGCTGCACCTCCCCCACCTTTAGGAAGAGGGCGTGGACTTCCACGTCCTTCTGGTATGTCAGCTGCACCCAGAAGATCTACATTAAAACCACTGCATTGGAGCAAGGTAACCAGGGCATTACAAGGAAGCTTATGGGAAGAATTACAGAGACATGGAGAGCCTCAAAT TGCACCAGAATTTGATGTCTCGGAGATAGAGACTCTCTTCTCTGCCACAGTTCCAAAGTCAGATACCAGGGGGGGGAAATCTGGAGACCGGCGGAAATCTGTTGGATCTAAACCTGACAAGGTTCATCTG GTTGACTTGAGAAGGGCCAACAACACCGAAATAATGCTAACAAAGGTGAAAATGCCACTTCCTGACATGATG GCTGCTGCACTAGCAATGGATGAGGCTATCTTAGATGCCGACCAAGTAGAAAACCTTATCAAATTTTGTCCGACAAAAGAGGAGATGGAAATGCTCAAG AATTACAATGGCGACAAGGAAAACCTGGGGAAATGTGAGCAG TTCTTTCTTGAGCTTATGAAAGTTCCACGCGTGGAGTCTAAGTTAAGGGtgtttttattcaaaattcagTTTAACTCTCAG GTTACGGATTTCAAAAAAAGTTTGAACACTGTGAACTCTGCATGTGAAGAG GTTCGAAATTCCTTCAAATTGAAGGAAATTATGAAGAAGATTTTATATCTTGGAAACACATTAAATCAAGGAACTGCCAGGG GCTCTGCTGTTGGATTCAAGTTGGATAGTCTTTTGAAACTCACAGACACTCGTGCTTCCAATAGTAAGATGACACTCATGCACTATCTTTGCAAG GTTCTTGCGTCTAAGTCACCCTCTCTTTTAGATTTCCATGAAGATCTTGTTAGCCTGGAAGTTGCATCAAAG ATTCAATTGAAATCTTTAGCAGAAGAAATGCAAGCCATTATTAAGGGATTAGAAAAGGTGAAGCAGGAATTGAGTGCATCCGAGAATGATGGCCCTGTATCTGAAGTTTTCCATAAG ACACTGAAGGAATTTGTTGGCGTTGCTGAGGTAGAAGTGGGCTCTGTGTCGACTTTATATTCAGTTGCG GGAAGAAATGCAGATGCATTGGCGCTTTATTTTGGGGAGGATCCTGCCCGCTGTCCCTTTGAGCAAG TTACTGCGACACTTCTGAACTTTGTGAGGTTGTTCAGAAAAGCACACGAGGAGAACTGCAAACAAGCTGAActagaaaagaagaaagctgAGAAGGAGGTTGAAATGGAGAAGGCAAAGGGAATCAATCTGACAAAGAAGGATGTGAAATAG